In Gemmatimonadota bacterium, one DNA window encodes the following:
- a CDS encoding P1 family peptidase, translating into MNRRSFLQKSAGVTGAGVLAGLGSLRESAVGQTNDPYGPSGSITDVEGIKAGHFTDPRRPTGCTVIMAEEGAVGGVDVRGGAPGTRETDLLDPVNMVQQVHAIVLSGGSAFGLDTATGVMRYLEERSIGFNVRIARVPIVPAAILFDLGIGGKPEIRPDAEAGYRACHAATSDPVPEGSIGAGAGATVGKMSVGAPGIRTAMKGGIGNACFTTPDGLRVGAIVAVNAVGDVYDPDSGRVLAGARMPDGSGFVRVARRIRETGSLRLEAPPGNTTIGVIVTNAGLTKTQASRIAQVGHDGLARAINPAHLQADGDTLFTMATGTWESGVNLSLLSILAAEAVSRAIIRAVVTAEGLPGYPSYSDLNAG; encoded by the coding sequence ATGAACAGACGATCCTTTTTGCAAAAATCCGCCGGGGTGACCGGCGCGGGCGTCCTGGCGGGACTGGGCTCCTTGCGTGAATCCGCCGTCGGCCAGACGAACGACCCCTACGGCCCGTCCGGATCCATCACGGACGTCGAAGGGATCAAGGCCGGGCACTTCACCGACCCGCGGCGTCCGACGGGCTGCACGGTGATCATGGCCGAGGAAGGGGCCGTGGGCGGGGTGGACGTGCGCGGCGGCGCACCGGGCACCCGGGAGACCGACCTGCTCGATCCCGTGAACATGGTGCAACAGGTCCACGCCATCGTCCTCTCCGGCGGCAGCGCTTTCGGCCTGGACACGGCCACGGGCGTGATGCGCTACCTCGAGGAACGATCCATCGGATTCAACGTACGCATCGCACGGGTCCCTATCGTCCCCGCCGCCATCCTCTTCGATCTCGGCATCGGCGGCAAGCCTGAGATCCGCCCCGATGCGGAAGCCGGCTACCGGGCCTGCCACGCCGCGACGTCGGATCCGGTCCCCGAGGGTAGCATCGGAGCGGGAGCCGGTGCCACGGTGGGCAAGATGTCCGTCGGCGCACCGGGCATCCGCACGGCCATGAAGGGCGGCATCGGCAATGCCTGCTTCACCACGCCCGACGGGCTCAGGGTCGGCGCGATCGTTGCGGTGAACGCCGTGGGCGACGTGTACGATCCGGATTCGGGCCGCGTGCTTGCCGGCGCCAGGATGCCCGATGGGTCCGGTTTCGTCCGCGTGGCACGGAGGATTCGCGAGACCGGGTCGCTTCGCCTGGAAGCGCCGCCCGGAAATACGACCATCGGCGTCATCGTGACCAATGCCGGGCTGACCAAGACCCAGGCCAGCCGCATCGCCCAGGTCGGGCACGACGGGCTCGCCCGCGCCATCAACCCGGCCCACCTGCAGGCGGACGGGGACACCCTTTTCACCATGGCCACCGGGACCTGGGAGAGCGGCGTGAACCTGTCCCTGCTGTCCATCCTTGCGGCGGAAGCCGTCTCGCGGGCCATCATCCGCGCCGTCGTTACGGCCGAAGGCCTGCCCGGTTATCCCTCCTATTCGGACCTGAACGCGGGATGA
- the clpB gene encoding ATP-dependent chaperone ClpB, whose protein sequence is MRTDKLTQKSMEAIQVSQEIARGRNHNRLEPAHLALALLEQDESLAAILLERTGSDPARVREGLEAALEKLPRVTGDGASLYASDAFQRVLDRALKEAQGLKDEYISGEHLLLALLDDGGDVQRVLKEAGIRRAGIMGALKEVRGSLRVTSQTPESGYQALEKFSRDLTDLAREGGLDPVIGRDEEIRRVIKVLSRRTKNNPVLIGEPGVGKTAIVEGLAQKIVAEDVPESLKGRKVISLDMGAMLAGAKFRGEFEERFKAVLKEVEHAAGDIVLFIDELHTIVGAGAAQGAVDASNMLKPALARGTLRCVGATTLDEYRKHIEKDAALERRFAPVYVGEPSIEDTVSILRGLKERYEIHHGIRIRDGALVTSAALAERYISDRFMPDKAIDLIDEAAANLRMEIDSMPAELDDLEKQIRQLEIEREAVKRERDAEERLKPVESRLGDLEEQRSVLRAYWLAEKELVKTIQEIKEQASQLKIEADRAQRIGDYERVARIQYGEQLELDGRLEEKNRALAELQRERRMLKEEVDEEDIAQVVSKWTGIPVSRLVEGEVEKLIQMESRLHRQVVGQDEAIVAVSNAVRRNRAGLGDGNRPIGSFLFLGPTGVGKTELARALGEFLFDDRGAMIRVDMSEYMERHAVARLIGAPPGYVGYEEGGQLTEAVRRRPYQIVLLDEIEKAHPDAFNILLQVLDDGRLTDGQGRTVDFRNTVIIMTSNIGTEHIGGHDASQDEQVQADVMRAVRAHFRPEFINRLEEIIIFHPLDRNHIRDIVHIQLEELQGRLSKQAGLTLELAPEAESLLAEEGYEPQYGARPLKRVIRKFVENPLSMALIEGRFREGDAIRVIREGDRLDFVRQDASAAA, encoded by the coding sequence ATGAGAACGGACAAGCTGACGCAGAAATCGATGGAGGCGATCCAGGTTTCCCAGGAGATCGCCCGCGGCCGCAACCACAACCGGCTGGAGCCCGCGCACCTGGCGCTTGCCTTGCTTGAACAGGACGAAAGCCTTGCGGCCATCCTGCTGGAAAGGACGGGATCCGATCCGGCCCGGGTCCGGGAGGGGCTGGAAGCGGCCCTGGAAAAGCTGCCCAGGGTAACCGGAGACGGCGCGTCGTTGTATGCCTCCGATGCCTTTCAGCGCGTGTTGGACCGGGCGCTGAAAGAGGCCCAGGGACTGAAAGACGAGTACATCAGCGGGGAGCATCTGCTCCTGGCCCTGCTGGATGACGGCGGGGACGTGCAGCGGGTATTGAAGGAGGCTGGAATACGACGCGCGGGGATCATGGGTGCCTTGAAGGAAGTACGTGGAAGCCTGCGCGTCACGAGCCAGACGCCGGAATCCGGCTATCAGGCCCTGGAAAAGTTCAGCAGGGACCTGACCGACCTGGCCCGGGAGGGCGGACTCGATCCGGTCATCGGCCGGGACGAGGAAATCCGGCGCGTGATCAAGGTGCTTTCCAGGCGGACCAAGAACAACCCCGTGCTCATCGGCGAGCCCGGCGTGGGGAAGACGGCCATCGTGGAAGGACTGGCCCAGAAGATCGTGGCCGAGGACGTACCGGAATCCCTCAAGGGGCGCAAGGTGATCAGCCTCGACATGGGCGCCATGCTGGCCGGGGCCAAGTTCCGCGGCGAATTCGAGGAGCGCTTCAAGGCCGTGCTGAAGGAAGTGGAGCACGCCGCGGGCGACATCGTCCTGTTCATCGACGAACTGCACACCATCGTCGGCGCGGGCGCCGCGCAAGGCGCCGTGGACGCGTCCAACATGCTCAAGCCTGCGCTGGCGCGGGGGACACTGCGCTGCGTGGGTGCGACGACCCTGGACGAATACCGCAAGCACATCGAGAAAGACGCCGCCCTCGAACGGCGGTTCGCGCCCGTATACGTCGGCGAGCCGTCCATCGAAGACACCGTGTCCATCCTGCGCGGACTCAAAGAACGCTACGAAATCCACCACGGCATACGCATCCGGGACGGCGCGCTGGTCACGTCGGCGGCCCTGGCGGAGCGCTACATCAGCGACCGGTTCATGCCGGACAAGGCCATCGACCTGATCGACGAGGCCGCGGCGAACCTGCGCATGGAAATCGACAGCATGCCGGCCGAACTGGACGACCTGGAAAAGCAGATTCGCCAGCTCGAAATCGAGCGGGAAGCCGTGAAGCGGGAGCGCGACGCGGAGGAACGCCTCAAGCCCGTGGAAAGCAGGCTGGGCGACCTGGAGGAGCAGCGCAGCGTCCTGCGGGCGTACTGGCTCGCCGAGAAGGAACTGGTAAAGACGATCCAGGAAATCAAGGAACAGGCTTCGCAGCTGAAAATCGAAGCCGACCGGGCACAGCGCATTGGCGATTACGAGCGGGTGGCCCGCATCCAGTACGGCGAGCAGCTGGAGCTCGACGGCCGGCTCGAGGAGAAGAACCGGGCCCTTGCCGAACTCCAGCGGGAGCGCCGGATGCTGAAAGAGGAAGTGGACGAGGAGGACATCGCCCAGGTCGTCTCGAAGTGGACGGGCATCCCGGTGAGCCGGCTGGTCGAGGGCGAGGTCGAGAAGCTGATTCAAATGGAATCCCGGTTGCACCGCCAAGTGGTGGGCCAGGATGAGGCGATCGTCGCCGTGTCCAACGCCGTCCGGCGGAACCGCGCCGGCCTGGGTGACGGAAACCGGCCCATCGGCTCCTTTCTGTTCCTCGGACCCACGGGCGTAGGCAAGACCGAACTGGCCCGGGCCCTGGGCGAGTTTCTCTTCGACGACCGGGGCGCCATGATTCGCGTGGACATGTCCGAATACATGGAGCGGCATGCCGTCGCCCGGCTCATCGGCGCGCCTCCGGGTTACGTGGGTTACGAGGAAGGCGGGCAGCTCACGGAAGCCGTGCGGCGCAGGCCCTACCAGATCGTGTTGCTGGACGAAATCGAGAAGGCGCACCCGGACGCGTTCAACATCCTCCTGCAGGTCCTCGACGACGGGCGGCTCACGGACGGTCAGGGCCGCACCGTGGACTTCCGGAACACCGTGATCATCATGACCTCCAACATCGGGACGGAGCATATCGGTGGGCACGACGCGTCCCAGGACGAACAGGTGCAAGCGGACGTGATGCGCGCGGTGCGGGCCCACTTCCGCCCCGAATTCATCAACCGGCTGGAGGAAATCATCATCTTCCATCCCCTCGACCGGAACCACATCCGGGATATCGTCCATATCCAACTCGAGGAACTGCAGGGACGGCTCTCGAAGCAGGCCGGGTTGACGCTGGAACTGGCCCCTGAGGCCGAGTCACTGCTTGCGGAGGAGGGCTACGAACCCCAATACGGCGCACGGCCCCTCAAGCGGGTGATTCGCAAGTTCGTCGAGAACCCGCTGTCCATGGCGCTGATCGAGGGCAGGTTCCGGGAAGGCGACGCGATCCGCGTCATCCGCGAAGGCGACCGCCTGGACTTCGTCCGGCAGGATGCGTCCGCGGCTGCTTGA
- a CDS encoding sodium:solute symporter family protein: MSPYVTALLVYSIFLMAIGWWTSRSVRRAEDFFVAGRRLSPALLFGTLLAANLGAGSTVGATGLGYTHGFSAWWWVGSAGIGSLILGLTVGPRMWRVAKEQNLYTVGDYLEHRYSRGVRGLIAVLLWFGSLAILAGQLIPLAWILNLVLGIPKYVACLAGGAVVVVYFTFGGLTSTARVNMVQLVVKLSGFILAFLLIVSGAGLLSGENAAPTGFESWFGDDPSRIWGYFIVLVPAFIISPGLLQKIYGARDARAVRQGVCTNAVALMLFAFIPALLGMAAYHAFPSLDSPDLALPRLLMDALPFWIGGLTLAAVFSAEISSADAVLFMLTTSLSRDLYQTYIDPGASEQRMLAVSRITAVGAGLAGVVLAAVLPDVITALTIFYSILSVALFVPLIAGLYSTRPNANGALATIAGSVLVMILVHLWSNGGGLAGISPATWGIGTAVFIMALHMMSRRGTKPAPMNSKYKHQPNEGGRHAQ, encoded by the coding sequence ATGTCCCCCTACGTAACCGCCCTCCTCGTTTATTCCATATTCCTCATGGCGATCGGCTGGTGGACGTCGCGGTCGGTCCGCCGCGCCGAGGACTTCTTCGTGGCCGGCCGGCGGCTTTCTCCCGCGCTGCTGTTCGGCACGCTGCTGGCCGCCAACCTGGGCGCCGGTTCCACGGTGGGTGCCACGGGCCTCGGTTACACGCACGGTTTTTCGGCGTGGTGGTGGGTCGGGTCAGCGGGTATCGGGAGCCTCATCCTGGGCCTGACCGTGGGGCCCCGCATGTGGCGCGTGGCAAAGGAACAGAACCTGTACACGGTCGGGGATTACCTCGAGCACCGGTACAGCCGCGGCGTCCGGGGCCTCATCGCCGTGCTGCTGTGGTTCGGTTCCCTGGCTATTCTGGCCGGGCAACTCATACCCCTGGCCTGGATCCTCAACCTCGTGCTGGGCATCCCGAAGTACGTCGCCTGCCTGGCCGGGGGCGCCGTGGTGGTCGTGTACTTCACCTTCGGGGGGCTGACGTCCACCGCCCGGGTCAACATGGTCCAGCTGGTGGTAAAACTATCCGGCTTCATCCTGGCCTTTCTCCTGATCGTATCGGGGGCCGGTCTCCTGTCCGGCGAGAACGCGGCGCCTACCGGTTTCGAGAGCTGGTTCGGGGACGATCCTTCCCGTATCTGGGGTTACTTCATCGTCCTGGTGCCCGCGTTTATCATCTCGCCGGGCCTTCTGCAGAAGATCTACGGCGCCAGGGACGCCCGGGCGGTCCGGCAGGGCGTCTGCACGAACGCCGTCGCCCTGATGCTTTTCGCCTTCATTCCCGCGCTCCTCGGCATGGCGGCTTACCACGCCTTCCCGTCCCTGGATTCGCCGGACCTTGCGCTGCCCCGCCTGCTGATGGATGCCCTGCCCTTCTGGATCGGCGGGCTGACGCTGGCTGCCGTGTTCTCCGCCGAGATCAGTTCCGCTGATGCCGTGCTCTTCATGCTGACGACCTCCCTGAGCCGGGACCTGTACCAGACCTATATCGATCCCGGTGCTTCCGAGCAGCGGATGCTGGCCGTCAGCCGGATAACGGCCGTGGGCGCAGGGCTCGCGGGCGTGGTCCTGGCGGCCGTGCTGCCGGACGTCATCACCGCGCTGACCATCTTCTACAGCATACTGTCCGTGGCGCTCTTCGTGCCCCTGATCGCGGGACTGTATTCCACCCGGCCGAACGCGAACGGCGCCCTGGCGACCATCGCCGGTTCCGTCCTGGTGATGATCCTCGTGCATCTGTGGTCGAACGGCGGCGGATTGGCCGGCATATCCCCGGCGACCTGGGGCATCGGAACGGCCGTGTTCATCATGGCGCTGCACATGATGTCCCGGCGCGGGACGAAACCTGCCCCGATGAACTCGAAATATAAACATCAACCCAATGAAGGAGGAAGACATGCTCAATGA
- a CDS encoding FAD-binding oxidoreductase, which translates to GVAAAYHLVVRSGVRNVVLVDERPPLSLTSAVGTEAYRNWWPDLLMFRFMDRSIDLTEELAAESGNAVRMNRRGYAFLTGDRHRIPELEKEAETVSALGGGALRVHRDGGSYVPSRPEGLQPDLEGADLVLDTGTISRLFPFLTDDTVAMLHVRRCGWLDVPSLGRWMLGRIVSGGGRVVRDRVTDVDTKNNRVADVRLDSGSVIETEKLILAAGPLVREAGRMLDLEIPVFMEQHGKIIVEDTAGVLPAAAPMLIWTDPIELVWGEEERRRLSSSPDNRHLLDTFPAGLHIRPRFRDGKQTFLGIWTYDVVPREAVFPPAFDPAYPVIVLRGLARMIPDMRAYFDTADALPVDGGYYCKTPDNRPLIGPLPVEGAYIAGALSGYGVMGSQAAGELVASHVTGTSLPDYAQAFSFDRFDGLSAADMTDMRDATRGQL; encoded by the coding sequence CCGGCGTGGCCGCCGCGTATCATCTCGTCGTTCGAAGCGGCGTGCGGAACGTCGTGCTCGTCGACGAAAGGCCGCCCCTTTCACTGACCAGCGCCGTCGGCACCGAAGCCTACCGGAACTGGTGGCCCGACCTGCTCATGTTCCGGTTCATGGACCGGAGCATCGACCTGACGGAGGAACTTGCGGCGGAGAGCGGGAACGCGGTTAGGATGAACCGGAGGGGCTACGCTTTCCTGACCGGCGACCGGCACCGCATCCCGGAGCTCGAAAAAGAAGCGGAAACGGTGTCCGCCCTGGGCGGTGGTGCGTTGCGCGTGCATCGCGACGGCGGGTCCTATGTGCCTTCGCGGCCTGAGGGACTGCAACCGGACCTGGAGGGCGCCGATCTCGTGCTGGATACGGGGACGATCTCGAGGCTGTTCCCCTTTCTCACGGACGATACGGTCGCCATGCTGCACGTGCGTCGCTGCGGCTGGCTGGACGTCCCGTCGCTCGGCCGGTGGATGCTCGGCCGCATCGTTTCCGGGGGCGGGAGGGTCGTCAGGGACAGGGTCACGGACGTCGACACGAAGAACAACCGGGTCGCGGACGTAAGGCTGGATTCCGGATCGGTGATCGAAACCGAAAAACTCATCCTCGCTGCGGGACCGCTGGTCAGAGAGGCCGGCCGGATGCTGGATTTGGAAATCCCGGTCTTCATGGAACAGCACGGAAAGATCATCGTGGAGGATACGGCGGGCGTGCTTCCCGCCGCCGCGCCCATGCTGATCTGGACGGACCCCATCGAGCTGGTCTGGGGCGAAGAAGAAAGGCGACGACTTTCCTCCAGTCCCGACAACCGTCATCTCCTTGACACCTTTCCGGCGGGACTCCATATCCGTCCCCGGTTCCGGGACGGAAAACAGACTTTTCTGGGCATCTGGACCTATGACGTCGTGCCAAGGGAGGCGGTATTCCCTCCTGCCTTCGATCCGGCCTACCCAGTCATCGTCCTGCGCGGACTCGCCCGGATGATCCCGGACATGAGGGCGTATTTCGATACGGCCGATGCACTGCCGGTCGACGGCGGTTACTATTGCAAGACCCCGGACAATCGGCCGCTGATCGGACCGCTGCCCGTTGAAGGCGCATACATTGCCGGGGCGCTTTCGGGCTACGGCGTGATGGGTTCGCAGGCGGCGGGAGAACTGGTCGCGTCTCACGTCACCGGCACCTCGTTGCCCGACTACGCGCAGGCCTTCTCCTTTGATCGTTTCGACGGTCTTTCGGCCGCCGATATGACAGACATGCGGGATGCGACGCGCGGACAGTTGTGA
- a CDS encoding isoprenylcysteine carboxylmethyltransferase family protein: MSGPRIILGSLIAASVRHGIFTIALPWLILYRTVGMEEMHFDSGFPAAGWVLILLGAALYIRAFAERLRMTAMVIASTEETGSYSDAADGSTDSKIQSEYDDDPAEDSRPIWSEGVHGRSRNPLLLGVVLILFGECLAFESLALLVYAALCWTGLTLYLVFAEEPALRRALGDEYLRYCRQVPRWFLRFRIR, translated from the coding sequence GTGTCCGGCCCCCGGATCATACTGGGCTCGCTGATCGCGGCATCGGTACGTCACGGCATCTTCACGATCGCCCTGCCCTGGCTGATCCTGTACCGGACCGTCGGCATGGAGGAGATGCACTTCGACAGCGGGTTCCCTGCCGCCGGTTGGGTCCTCATCCTCCTGGGCGCGGCACTCTACATCCGCGCCTTCGCCGAACGGCTCCGCATGACGGCCATGGTGATCGCGTCAACCGAAGAAACCGGAAGCTATTCGGACGCCGCGGACGGCTCGACCGACTCGAAAATCCAATCAGAATACGATGATGATCCCGCGGAAGATTCCCGGCCGATATGGTCCGAAGGGGTTCACGGCCGGTCCCGCAACCCCCTTCTGCTCGGTGTCGTCCTCATCCTCTTCGGCGAATGCCTGGCCTTCGAGTCGCTCGCGCTGCTCGTCTACGCGGCGCTGTGCTGGACCGGACTGACCCTGTACCTGGTTTTTGCCGAGGAGCCGGCCCTGCGACGCGCCCTGGGCGATGAGTACCTCCGTTACTGCCGCCAGGTGCCCCGCTGGTTCCTGCGTTTTCGTATCCGGTAA
- a CDS encoding sialidase family protein: MAFETVDQGMIANQSPTGPDAVAACSRCVVTADGGLACSFAVQEALGQNDFKQVIVRSDDGGRSWTKPAYLWPHLHDEFAHIGSISQAPDGTCFITGIRIPIGEPGESFWRDETQGIKQNAMFWASSADLGSTWTDPAPIALPVAGSAEAPGALTVTRDGTWICCYSPYNTFDPSVKVDRNRVVYLRSTDQGATWTHGSMLHFDDPDSTAAEAWVVELADGRLLGPCWHIAPHGKPDYPNAYALSHDGGLTWTPTRSTGTLGQSISLTALADGRVLMVYNQRQHGDPGIRLAVARPTDDDFGLEADELVWKAGVRTQSDTSGDHDEWQDYSFGEPAVTVLPDGTFLVVFWLIQPDVRGIGYVKVK; the protein is encoded by the coding sequence ATGGCATTCGAAACTGTTGACCAGGGCATGATTGCCAACCAGTCGCCGACCGGGCCGGACGCGGTAGCGGCCTGTTCCCGCTGCGTGGTCACGGCGGATGGCGGCCTGGCCTGTTCCTTTGCCGTCCAGGAAGCCCTCGGGCAGAACGATTTCAAGCAGGTCATCGTGCGATCGGACGACGGCGGCAGATCATGGACGAAACCGGCCTATCTGTGGCCCCACCTGCACGACGAATTCGCGCACATCGGGTCGATCAGCCAGGCGCCCGACGGCACGTGCTTCATCACGGGCATCCGCATTCCCATCGGTGAGCCCGGCGAGTCTTTCTGGCGGGACGAGACCCAGGGCATCAAGCAGAACGCCATGTTCTGGGCGTCTTCGGCGGACCTGGGGTCGACCTGGACCGATCCGGCTCCCATTGCCCTGCCCGTCGCCGGTTCGGCCGAGGCGCCCGGAGCGCTCACCGTGACGCGCGACGGGACCTGGATCTGCTGCTATTCGCCCTACAATACCTTCGATCCCTCCGTGAAAGTGGACCGAAACCGGGTAGTCTACCTACGCAGCACCGATCAAGGCGCTACGTGGACCCACGGATCGATGTTGCATTTCGACGATCCCGATTCGACGGCCGCCGAGGCCTGGGTCGTGGAGCTCGCCGATGGGCGGCTCCTGGGTCCGTGCTGGCATATCGCGCCGCACGGAAAGCCCGACTACCCCAACGCATACGCCCTCTCTCACGACGGCGGGCTGACCTGGACGCCCACCCGGTCCACGGGCACGCTGGGCCAGTCCATCTCGCTGACCGCCCTGGCGGATGGCCGTGTACTAATGGTATACAACCAGCGGCAGCACGGCGATCCCGGGATCCGCCTTGCGGTCGCGCGGCCCACGGACGATGATTTCGGACTGGAAGCGGACGAACTCGTCTGGAAGGCCGGGGTACGGACGCAGAGCGACACCTCCGGCGATCACGACGAGTGGCAGGACTATTCCTTCGGCGAACCCGCGGTGACCGTCCTTCCGGACGGCACTTTCCTGGTCGTCTTCTGGCTCATCCAGCCCGATGTCCGGGGCATCGGCTACGTGAAGGTGAAGTAG
- a CDS encoding cobyric acid synthase: MNALMIQGTASGVGKSLLAAGLCRLLARSGVKVAPFKPQNMSNASSACPSGGEIGRAQALQAFASGVAPTVDMNPVLIKPEADNVAQLVVCGEVRGKLMAGRFKEDRGSLMPEVLAAFNRLRRAHEWVVVEGAGSPAEPNLREGDIANMGFARAAGLPVWLVGDIDRGGVFAALLGTMAALEAHDRRLVEAMIVNRFRGEASLLGDVFKWLENRTGTPVLGWLPYFQDLGLPEEDTPYKGMDRSWRAAKLGDSSEFRVAGIHYPRASNTTDLDPFLHDPEVIFAWLRDPSELTGRHGWDLVVLPGSKSTSADLEWLRERGWLPALERHLRYGGCVLGICGGAQMLGRRLLDPEGIEGPAETEGLAWLPIETEMQPDKRVRPLTARARWPADLPFTGYEIRHGRSSEDPDLFPFCARSDDGRVLGTFIHGLFDDGKYRGAVLESWLNWKSNTEEHITARWTRDLDRIADAMAENLDLSLLTSRIGISLG, translated from the coding sequence ATGAACGCTTTGATGATCCAGGGCACGGCCTCGGGCGTCGGCAAATCGCTGCTGGCCGCGGGGTTGTGCCGGTTGCTCGCGCGTTCCGGTGTGAAAGTGGCTCCCTTCAAACCGCAGAACATGAGCAACGCGTCCTCCGCCTGTCCCTCCGGCGGCGAAATCGGACGCGCGCAGGCCCTGCAGGCCTTCGCTTCCGGAGTTGCGCCCACCGTGGACATGAACCCCGTCCTGATCAAGCCTGAGGCCGACAACGTAGCGCAGCTCGTCGTGTGCGGCGAGGTGCGGGGCAAGCTCATGGCCGGTCGGTTCAAGGAAGACCGGGGCAGCCTGATGCCTGAGGTGCTGGCGGCGTTCAACCGGCTCCGCCGTGCCCATGAATGGGTCGTCGTGGAAGGCGCGGGATCGCCGGCGGAACCCAATCTTCGCGAGGGGGACATCGCCAACATGGGTTTCGCCCGGGCGGCCGGCCTTCCGGTATGGCTGGTCGGAGACATAGACCGCGGGGGCGTTTTCGCCGCCCTGCTCGGCACGATGGCGGCCCTGGAAGCGCATGACCGCAGGCTCGTGGAGGCGATGATCGTCAATCGATTCAGAGGCGAAGCGTCCCTCCTGGGCGACGTATTCAAATGGCTTGAAAACCGTACGGGCACGCCCGTACTCGGCTGGTTGCCGTACTTTCAGGATCTGGGACTCCCGGAAGAAGACACCCCCTATAAGGGCATGGATCGTTCGTGGCGTGCTGCGAAGCTCGGGGACTCATCTGAGTTTCGTGTCGCCGGGATTCACTATCCGAGAGCGAGCAATACGACCGACCTGGATCCCTTCCTGCACGATCCGGAGGTGATTTTCGCCTGGCTGCGCGATCCCTCGGAATTGACTGGCCGGCATGGATGGGATCTGGTCGTCCTGCCCGGCTCGAAGTCCACGTCCGCCGATCTCGAGTGGCTGAGGGAGCGCGGCTGGCTTCCGGCCCTCGAACGGCACCTCAGATACGGAGGGTGCGTGCTGGGCATTTGCGGCGGAGCGCAAATGCTCGGGAGACGCCTCCTAGATCCCGAGGGGATAGAAGGACCAGCCGAGACGGAAGGCTTGGCCTGGCTGCCGATCGAAACCGAGATGCAGCCGGACAAGCGGGTTCGTCCGTTGACGGCCCGGGCAAGATGGCCTGCTGATCTACCGTTCACCGGGTACGAGATCCGGCACGGTCGGAGCAGCGAGGATCCCGATCTGTTCCCCTTTTGCGCACGCTCCGACGATGGCCGGGTGCTGGGCACGTTCATCCATGGACTCTTCGATGACGGGAAGTATCGTGGCGCGGTACTCGAATCCTGGCTGAACTGGAAGAGCAACACGGAAGAGCATATCACGGCACGGTGGACTCGCGACCTGGATCGGATTGCCGATGCTATGGCTGAAAATCTGGACCTCTCGCTCCTGACGAGCAGAATCGGAATCAGTCTGGGTTGA
- a CDS encoding dihydrodipicolinate synthase family protein codes for MLNDLRGVIPPATTPFSRDGAVDLGAMKEQVNWLIDQGAHGIAVGGSTGEGHTVDVDEFRGLVDTTLDAAAGRVPIVAGIIVDSTRDAVRRGQAIADLDVAALQVTPVHYLFRPDDDAMQEHFRVMGEEVEHPIIIYNVVPWSYLSPELLCRIMDEVPGVVGVKQSAEDLKLFADLMIMADPEHLLFCAVDALMYPAYTLGARGSIAAILTAAPRASVDVWDAVQAGDHARALDLHRKLLRLWNAMAGTNLPACTKHAQTLQGCPGRFPRAPMQEATDEQKRGIEEGLALLGALDG; via the coding sequence ATGCTCAATGACCTGAGGGGCGTAATCCCCCCGGCGACCACACCCTTCTCCCGTGACGGCGCCGTGGATCTCGGGGCCATGAAAGAACAGGTCAACTGGTTGATCGACCAGGGGGCGCACGGTATCGCGGTGGGCGGAAGCACCGGGGAGGGTCATACGGTCGACGTCGATGAGTTCCGCGGTCTCGTGGACACGACCCTGGACGCGGCGGCGGGACGCGTGCCGATCGTCGCCGGCATCATCGTCGACAGCACTCGCGATGCGGTCCGGCGGGGGCAGGCCATCGCCGACCTCGACGTGGCGGCGCTCCAGGTGACCCCGGTCCACTACCTCTTCCGCCCGGACGACGACGCCATGCAGGAGCATTTCAGGGTGATGGGCGAGGAAGTGGAACATCCCATCATCATCTACAACGTGGTGCCCTGGAGCTATCTCTCACCGGAACTGCTCTGCCGGATCATGGACGAGGTGCCCGGCGTCGTCGGAGTGAAACAGAGTGCGGAGGATCTGAAGCTGTTCGCCGACCTGATGATCATGGCCGACCCCGAACACCTGCTGTTCTGCGCCGTGGATGCCCTGATGTACCCGGCATACACCCTGGGCGCCCGCGGATCGATCGCGGCCATACTGACGGCGGCGCCCCGGGCCTCGGTGGATGTATGGGACGCGGTACAGGCGGGCGATCACGCGCGTGCCCTCGATCTGCACCGAAAACTCCTGCGACTCTGGAACGCCATGGCGGGGACGAACCTGCCGGCCTGTACCAAGCATGCCCAGACGCTGCAGGGCTGTCCCGGCAGATTTCCCCGCGCCCCCATGCAGGAAGCGACCGACGAGCAGAAGCGGGGCATCGAGGAAGGCCTTGCGCTACTGGGCGCGCTGGACGGTTAG